Proteins encoded within one genomic window of Halorussus salilacus:
- a CDS encoding NUDIX hydrolase, whose amino-acid sequence MELGRVAEYAPREVTDEDRDAAVLAPVVVRDGEYHLLFTKRADHLGEHAGQMSFPGGGREPSDADLRDTALREADEEIGLRPEEADVVGRLDDIRTTSRYAVTPYVATVPDREYVPDEREVAEIAILPVSGLLDPENYESERREHPQYGEAVVHFFRVNGYTVWGATGRILVQLLELTTDWRAPEKIDRVVDPDADVRRG is encoded by the coding sequence ATGGAGTTGGGTCGCGTGGCCGAGTACGCGCCGCGGGAGGTGACCGACGAGGACCGCGACGCGGCGGTGCTGGCTCCGGTGGTGGTTCGGGACGGCGAGTACCACCTCCTGTTCACCAAGCGCGCAGACCACCTCGGCGAGCACGCCGGACAGATGAGCTTCCCCGGCGGGGGTCGCGAGCCGAGCGACGCCGACCTGCGGGACACCGCGCTCCGAGAGGCCGACGAGGAGATCGGGCTGAGGCCCGAGGAGGCCGACGTGGTCGGTCGATTGGACGACATCCGGACCACCAGCAGGTACGCGGTGACGCCGTACGTCGCGACCGTCCCGGACCGCGAGTACGTCCCCGACGAGCGCGAGGTGGCCGAAATCGCGATTCTACCGGTCTCGGGCCTGCTCGACCCCGAGAACTACGAGAGCGAGCGCCGCGAGCACCCCCAGTACGGCGAGGCCGTCGTCCACTTCTTCCGCGTGAACGGCTACACGGTGTGGGGCGCGACGGGCCGGATTCTGGTCCAGTTGCTGGAGTTGACGACCGACTGGCGCGCGCCCGAGAAGATAGACCGGGTCGTCGACCCCGACGCCGACGTGCGCCGGGGGTGA
- a CDS encoding DUF7388 family protein, with protein sequence MLTTGETLAETGLDAAALKPAECDVSRATDLPFETVAIDYEGREHLPDADLLADLARHAEVRLTTPVRAEGFDPLGDDALYDEIPEGVRRVAVAGHAAYLTDEERKKAVAPRLGAAVERDPDAWVGTESVERVALATGATQFELLSRTTERDLRALRAAGFDGEVAVYAPTVLSDDEDAVLDAVGGYVARRGPVARALPEGAATDAAATGRAREVLSAASGDYALVGTPAEVGERVADLKGAGADTVVGYPARGIGEFLG encoded by the coding sequence ATGCTGACCACTGGCGAGACTCTCGCCGAGACCGGACTGGACGCCGCGGCGCTCAAGCCCGCGGAGTGCGACGTGAGCCGCGCGACCGACCTGCCCTTCGAGACGGTCGCCATCGACTACGAGGGGCGCGAGCACCTCCCCGACGCCGACCTGCTCGCCGACCTCGCTCGCCACGCGGAGGTCCGCCTGACCACGCCCGTCCGCGCCGAGGGGTTCGACCCCCTCGGCGACGACGCGCTGTACGACGAGATTCCCGAGGGCGTCCGGCGCGTCGCGGTCGCGGGCCACGCCGCCTACCTCACCGACGAGGAGCGCAAGAAGGCGGTCGCTCCCCGCCTCGGCGCGGCGGTCGAGCGCGACCCCGACGCGTGGGTCGGCACCGAGAGCGTCGAGCGCGTGGCGCTCGCGACCGGAGCCACCCAGTTCGAACTCCTCTCGCGGACGACCGAGCGCGACCTCCGGGCGCTCCGGGCCGCGGGGTTCGACGGCGAGGTCGCGGTCTACGCGCCCACCGTCCTCTCGGACGACGAGGACGCGGTGCTGGACGCGGTGGGCGGGTACGTCGCTCGCAGAGGGCCCGTCGCCCGCGCGCTCCCCGAGGGCGCGGCGACCGACGCCGCCGCGACCGGTCGCGCCCGCGAGGTCCTCTCGGCCGCGAGCGGGGACTACGCGCTAGTCGGCACGCCCGCGGAGGTCGGCGAGCGGGTCGCCGACCTCAAGGGGGCTGGCGCAGACACCGTGGTCGGCTACCCCGCCCGCGGTATCGGAGAGTTCCTCGGCTGA
- a CDS encoding fumarylacetoacetate hydrolase family protein produces MRLARLLTPDGPVRGEYDDGVVHAADGRYEVGRDGRLLPPCEPSALYCVGRNYAETLEQMEYERPEEPDFFVKPPASLLAHEQPIPYPEFTDELTYAGELAAVVGERCRNVAPEDVPEVVRGYTVLNDMDALDQQGRTARKAFDTSGPLGPWIETDVDPTNLDMHTDVGGERRQEANTELMLFDPHEVVSFLSARFTLRPGDVVAFGSPANPGLVEPGETVEITYEGVGTLRNEVVAPGTRSGA; encoded by the coding sequence ATGCGACTCGCACGACTGCTGACCCCCGACGGACCCGTTCGCGGCGAGTACGACGACGGCGTCGTTCACGCCGCCGACGGGCGCTACGAGGTGGGCCGCGACGGCCGACTGCTTCCCCCTTGCGAGCCCTCGGCGCTGTACTGCGTCGGCCGGAACTACGCCGAGACGCTCGAACAGATGGAGTACGAGCGCCCCGAGGAACCCGACTTCTTCGTCAAACCACCGGCGTCGCTTCTGGCCCACGAGCAACCGATTCCGTACCCCGAGTTCACCGACGAACTCACCTACGCGGGCGAACTCGCGGCCGTGGTGGGCGAGCGCTGTCGGAACGTCGCGCCCGAGGACGTTCCGGAGGTGGTCCGGGGCTACACCGTGCTGAACGACATGGACGCGCTCGACCAGCAGGGCAGGACCGCGCGCAAGGCCTTCGACACCTCGGGACCGCTCGGGCCGTGGATAGAGACCGACGTGGACCCGACGAACCTCGACATGCACACCGACGTGGGCGGCGAGCGCCGCCAGGAGGCCAACACCGAACTGATGCTGTTCGACCCCCACGAGGTGGTCTCGTTCCTCTCTGCGCGGTTTACCCTCCGGCCCGGCGACGTGGTGGCGTTCGGGAGTCCGGCCAACCCCGGACTCGTGGAACCGGGCGAGACGGTCGAGATCACCTACGAGGGCGTCGGGACCCTGCGCAACGAGGTGGTCGCGCCGGGGACCCGCTCGGGCGCGTAG
- a CDS encoding NAD(P)/FAD-dependent oxidoreductase encodes MKVAIVGGGAVGVTAAYDLAERGAEVVLYEKGEIAGGSTGRAAGVLYDAFAAPEDARVGDRAIERFREFSGEGDFEFRETPYVWFAREGDEKRGRAIREQVPRMQDAGRDVSLTDPAELRERFPAVNWDDVGVAAVAENTGCTIPATYADLLAAKASDAGAELRTGVEARVDAEDTRVETDAATESFDAILVAAGAHTKRLLAEAGIPVPLKPYRVQALTAGFDADRREALPMAYDATAGYYLRPHPDGLLAGDGTEEVESDPDDWERDADRDFCEVTRERLGHRLGEFGATREAWAGLCVATPDRDPLLGRLREGLFVAAGWQGHGFMRAPALAEAAAECVVGENPLPEFDPTRFEGDEEFDIVEGMAVE; translated from the coding sequence ATGAAGGTCGCAATCGTCGGCGGCGGCGCGGTCGGCGTCACCGCGGCCTACGACCTCGCCGAGCGGGGCGCGGAGGTCGTCCTCTACGAGAAGGGCGAGATAGCGGGCGGAAGCACGGGCCGCGCCGCGGGCGTCCTCTACGACGCGTTCGCCGCGCCCGAGGACGCCAGGGTCGGCGACCGGGCCATCGAGCGCTTCCGGGAGTTCTCGGGCGAAGGCGACTTCGAGTTCCGCGAGACGCCCTACGTCTGGTTCGCCCGCGAGGGCGACGAGAAGCGCGGCCGGGCCATCCGCGAGCAGGTGCCCCGGATGCAGGACGCGGGTCGTGACGTGTCGTTGACCGACCCCGCGGAACTCCGCGAGCGGTTCCCCGCCGTGAACTGGGACGACGTCGGCGTCGCGGCGGTCGCGGAGAACACCGGCTGTACGATTCCCGCGACCTACGCCGACCTCCTCGCGGCGAAGGCCAGCGACGCGGGCGCGGAGCTTCGGACCGGCGTCGAGGCTCGGGTCGACGCGGAGGACACTCGCGTCGAGACCGACGCCGCGACCGAGTCGTTCGACGCGATACTGGTCGCCGCGGGTGCCCACACCAAGCGCCTGCTCGCCGAGGCCGGGATTCCGGTCCCGCTGAAACCCTACCGGGTGCAGGCCCTGACCGCCGGATTCGACGCCGACAGGCGCGAAGCTCTCCCGATGGCCTACGACGCGACCGCGGGCTACTACCTCCGGCCCCACCCCGACGGCCTGCTCGCGGGCGACGGCACCGAGGAGGTCGAGAGCGACCCCGACGACTGGGAACGCGACGCCGACCGCGACTTCTGCGAGGTCACGCGCGAGCGACTCGGCCACAGGCTCGGGGAGTTCGGCGCGACCCGCGAGGCGTGGGCGGGCCTCTGCGTGGCGACGCCCGACCGCGATCCCCTGCTCGGGCGACTCCGCGAGGGCCTGTTCGTCGCGGCCGGGTGGCAGGGCCACGGCTTCATGCGCGCCCCGGCGCTCGCGGAGGCCGCCGCCGAGTGCGTGGTCGGCGAGAACCCCCTGCCGGAGTTCGACCCGACCCGGTTCGAGGGCGACGAGGAGTTCGACATCGTGGAGGGGATGGCGGTCGAGTAG
- a CDS encoding Hsp20 family protein, with amino-acid sequence MNVRKLGRSVGSAVLQRVGRAASKVQESKPIPVDLLESDDAYLVVFDAPGATGSDVQVRYAEGAVLVRIDRFRDYHEGFDMLFPGRGLSLDGRADLPADAVVDAEAATATLTERGSLEVRVPKRGESVEAQDAESVEA; translated from the coding sequence ATGAACGTCCGAAAGCTCGGCCGGTCGGTCGGGAGCGCCGTCCTCCAGCGCGTCGGCCGCGCCGCGAGCAAGGTCCAAGAGTCCAAACCCATCCCGGTGGACCTGCTGGAGAGCGACGACGCCTACCTCGTCGTCTTCGACGCGCCGGGAGCGACCGGCAGCGACGTGCAGGTCCGGTACGCCGAGGGGGCCGTGCTCGTCCGCATCGACCGCTTTCGCGACTACCACGAGGGCTTCGACATGCTGTTCCCGGGCCGGGGGCTCTCGCTCGACGGCCGAGCCGACCTGCCCGCCGACGCGGTCGTGGACGCCGAGGCCGCGACCGCGACCCTGACCGAGCGCGGGTCGCTCGAAGTCCGCGTTCCGAAGCGGGGCGAATCGGTCGAGGCGCAGGACGCCGAATCGGTCGAGGCCTAA
- a CDS encoding DUF7559 family protein — protein sequence MPATLEVECTNDDCELDMFEMHYTYDMPDDVGVSDFQCPYCARTDALEAIEL from the coding sequence ATGCCCGCGACGCTCGAAGTGGAGTGTACGAACGACGACTGCGAGCTGGACATGTTCGAGATGCACTACACCTACGACATGCCCGACGACGTCGGCGTCTCGGACTTCCAGTGCCCGTACTGCGCACGAACCGACGCGCTCGAAGCCATCGAACTATGA
- a CDS encoding radical SAM protein translates to MTDLAALDVTLVDGYVDEPAHFGVPPYISTYPRYTAGAIVDAGVPEANLTYHTIDELRDDSGKWRDVEAADLLVYLGGMTVPGKYVGGTPAEPDEVRKLAWTAGGTSLMGGPVKFGVGDENAGATETERDDLDFDFVAKGDVEAAAYDLVNSGLEGFNNRMRDNAEIDRWAEKGAFVVEHHPNHPDYLIAELETSRGCPYRCSFCTEPLYGNPSFREPRSVVEEVDVLSNRGVAHFRLGRQADILAYGGDGEKPNPDALRDLYGGIREVAPDLGTLHLDNMNPITVVEWPDLAREGIRVIAEHNTPGDTAAFGLESADPVVQEENNLNVTADECFEAVRIVNEEAGWRPGEDREEAPTHGTEAANRLPKLLPGINLLHGLKGERRETFEHNKAFLNRVYDAGLMLRRVNIRQVMAFDGTEMSDVGADIANDHKKLFKQYKTEVREEIDNRMLQRLAPAGTVLPDVHLEYHQDGRTFGRQLGTYPLLVGIPGERELGRTVDVAVVDHGYRSVTGVPYPLDVNSATMDELTAIPGLGKQRAGNVIVNRPYDSPAELEGDVGVDLASFATAETPEGAD, encoded by the coding sequence ATGACCGACCTCGCGGCCCTCGACGTGACCCTCGTGGACGGGTACGTCGACGAACCGGCCCACTTCGGCGTGCCGCCGTACATCTCGACGTATCCGCGGTACACCGCCGGGGCCATCGTGGACGCGGGCGTCCCCGAGGCCAACCTCACCTACCACACCATCGACGAACTCCGCGACGACTCCGGCAAGTGGCGCGACGTGGAGGCGGCCGACCTGCTCGTCTACCTCGGCGGGATGACCGTCCCCGGCAAGTACGTCGGCGGGACGCCCGCCGAACCCGACGAGGTGCGCAAACTGGCGTGGACGGCGGGGGGCACCAGCCTGATGGGCGGCCCCGTCAAGTTCGGCGTCGGCGACGAGAACGCCGGGGCCACCGAGACCGAGCGCGACGACCTGGACTTCGACTTCGTGGCGAAAGGCGACGTGGAGGCCGCCGCGTACGACCTCGTGAACAGCGGGCTGGAGGGGTTCAACAATCGAATGCGCGACAACGCCGAGATCGACCGCTGGGCCGAGAAGGGCGCGTTCGTGGTCGAACACCACCCCAACCATCCCGACTACCTCATCGCCGAACTGGAGACCTCCCGGGGGTGTCCCTACCGGTGTTCGTTCTGCACCGAACCCCTCTACGGCAATCCCTCGTTCCGCGAGCCCCGGTCGGTGGTCGAGGAGGTCGACGTGCTCTCGAATCGAGGCGTGGCCCACTTCCGACTGGGTCGACAGGCCGACATCCTCGCGTACGGCGGCGACGGCGAGAAGCCCAACCCCGACGCTCTCCGAGACCTGTACGGGGGAATCCGGGAGGTGGCTCCCGACCTCGGGACGCTCCACCTCGACAACATGAACCCCATCACGGTCGTCGAGTGGCCCGACCTCGCCCGGGAGGGCATCCGGGTCATCGCCGAGCACAACACCCCCGGCGACACCGCCGCGTTCGGCCTCGAATCGGCAGACCCCGTGGTCCAAGAGGAGAACAACCTCAACGTCACCGCCGACGAGTGCTTCGAGGCCGTCAGAATCGTCAACGAGGAAGCGGGATGGCGACCGGGCGAGGACCGCGAGGAGGCCCCGACCCACGGGACGGAGGCCGCGAATCGCCTCCCCAAACTCCTGCCGGGAATCAACCTCCTCCACGGACTGAAGGGCGAGCGCCGCGAGACCTTCGAACACAACAAGGCGTTCCTGAACCGGGTGTACGACGCGGGACTGATGCTTCGGCGGGTCAACATCCGGCAGGTGATGGCGTTCGACGGCACCGAGATGAGCGACGTGGGTGCCGACATCGCCAACGACCACAAGAAGCTGTTCAAGCAGTACAAGACCGAGGTTCGCGAGGAGATAGACAATCGGATGCTCCAGCGCCTCGCCCCGGCGGGGACCGTCCTCCCGGACGTTCACCTCGAATACCATCAGGACGGGAGGACGTTCGGCCGACAGCTCGGGACCTACCCCCTGCTGGTCGGGATTCCGGGCGAGCGCGAACTCGGCCGGACGGTGGACGTCGCGGTCGTGGACCACGGCTATCGCTCGGTCACGGGCGTGCCCTACCCGCTCGACGTGAACAGCGCGACGATGGACGAACTCACCGCGATTCCGGGCCTCGGGAAACAGCGCGCGGGCAACGTCATCGTCAACCGACCCTACGACTCGCCCGCCGAACTGGAGGGCGACGTGGGCGTGGACCTCGCGAGCTTCGCCACTGCGGAGACGCCCGAGGGCGCCGACTGA
- a CDS encoding TRAM domain-containing protein — MEISDKLLCLFSADVTIEDDKYVVEVPRREIETGSVDPGETYRVALISNEAESGTADSGSESKSSSSGGTPSEPQPPVEEGEIRYVEVEDIGKQGDGIARVERGYVIIVPDAEIGERVKVEITEVKSNFAVGEIIDEDF; from the coding sequence TTGGAGATCTCTGATAAGCTGCTGTGTCTGTTCAGTGCTGATGTGACTATCGAAGACGACAAGTACGTCGTCGAGGTGCCGCGCCGCGAGATCGAGACCGGCTCGGTCGACCCCGGCGAGACGTACCGCGTCGCGCTCATCTCGAACGAGGCCGAGTCCGGCACCGCCGATTCGGGCTCGGAGTCGAAGAGTTCGAGCAGCGGTGGCACACCGTCGGAACCGCAACCCCCCGTCGAGGAGGGCGAGATTCGCTACGTCGAGGTCGAGGACATCGGCAAGCAGGGCGACGGCATCGCCCGCGTCGAGCGCGGCTACGTCATCATCGTCCCCGACGCCGAGATCGGCGAGCGCGTGAAGGTCGAGATCACGGAGGTCAAGTCGAACTTCGCGGTCGGCGAGATCATCGACGAGGACTTCTGA
- a CDS encoding YkgJ family cysteine cluster protein: MQSLEAELERARDLDTDELADAIETIGFECTRCGACCKAEADDPHTATVFPDEVRELQDATDYDWRDVARPMPYGLDGEGEDAEGETFEWALQTDACGDCAFYEEDDDGTGACSVHADRPLVCETYPFSVALGGTSQPMGEAVDSVALEGQRGAGGTGGEAGMVRAHECEGLGRDISRDRAEDLADALKRRAVRELAEAIAVRDEYDPAYPDDGVVVHDSEGAKRPDGSEYEG; the protein is encoded by the coding sequence GTGCAGAGCCTCGAAGCCGAACTGGAGCGCGCCCGCGACCTCGACACCGACGAACTGGCCGACGCCATCGAGACAATCGGGTTCGAGTGTACTAGATGCGGCGCGTGTTGCAAAGCTGAGGCCGACGACCCGCACACCGCGACCGTCTTTCCGGACGAGGTGCGGGAACTGCAGGACGCGACCGACTACGATTGGCGCGATGTGGCCCGACCGATGCCCTACGGCCTCGACGGCGAGGGCGAGGACGCCGAGGGCGAGACCTTCGAGTGGGCGCTCCAGACCGACGCGTGCGGGGATTGCGCGTTCTACGAGGAGGACGACGACGGAACCGGAGCCTGCTCGGTCCACGCCGACCGGCCGCTCGTCTGCGAGACCTACCCCTTCTCGGTCGCGCTCGGCGGGACGAGCCAGCCGATGGGCGAGGCGGTAGACAGCGTTGCCCTGGAAGGGCAACGAGGAGCCGGTGGAACCGGCGGCGAGGCGGGAATGGTCCGCGCCCACGAGTGCGAGGGGCTGGGTCGAGATATCTCTCGCGACCGCGCGGAGGACCTCGCCGACGCGCTCAAGCGGCGCGCGGTCCGGGAACTGGCGGAGGCCATCGCGGTCCGCGACGAGTACGACCCCGCCTACCCCGACGATGGCGTCGTCGTCCACGACTCGGAGGGCGCAAAGCGCCCGGACGGCTCCGAGTACGAGGGATAG
- a CDS encoding MBL fold metallo-hydrolase — MDVRRIPVPTETLAPGGTTNAYVLGHEDAVLVDPAARTDDLDAAIDARAVAHVLATHAHPDHVGAVAHYADALDATVWARAGREDRFERATGTAPDRTFREGTTVGPATIVETPGHAPDHVALAADGAMLTGDLVVSEGSVVVGADEGDLRAYLTSLRRLHARDPDRLYPGHGPVIDDPRATAERLLRHRLDREETVAAAVRDGATDLDEILDAAYEKDLSGVRDLARSTVAAHLEKLAVEGKVAWDGERARPVNTD, encoded by the coding sequence ATGGACGTTCGACGGATTCCGGTCCCGACCGAGACGCTCGCGCCCGGCGGGACCACCAACGCCTACGTTCTCGGCCACGAGGACGCCGTCCTCGTGGACCCCGCGGCGCGGACCGACGACCTCGACGCCGCCATCGACGCCCGGGCCGTCGCCCACGTTCTCGCCACCCACGCCCACCCGGACCACGTCGGCGCGGTCGCGCACTACGCCGACGCCCTCGACGCGACCGTCTGGGCGCGAGCGGGCAGGGAGGACCGCTTCGAGCGCGCGACCGGAACCGCGCCCGACCGGACCTTCCGGGAGGGGACGACCGTCGGCCCCGCGACGATAGTCGAGACTCCGGGCCACGCCCCCGACCACGTCGCGCTCGCCGCCGACGGAGCGATGCTGACCGGCGACCTCGTGGTCTCGGAGGGAAGCGTGGTCGTCGGCGCGGACGAGGGCGACCTGCGTGCCTATCTCACCTCGCTCCGGCGACTTCACGCCCGGGACCCCGACCGACTCTATCCGGGCCACGGCCCCGTCATCGACGACCCGCGGGCGACCGCCGAGCGACTGCTTCGGCACCGACTCGACCGCGAGGAGACGGTCGCGGCGGCGGTCCGGGACGGCGCGACCGACCTCGACGAGATACTCGACGCCGCCTACGAGAAGGACCTCTCGGGGGTCCGGGACCTCGCCCGGAGCACGGTCGCCGCCCACCTCGAAAAGTTGGCCGTCGAGGGGAAGGTGGCGTGGGACGGCGAGCGTGCGCGTCCCGTGAATACAGATTAG
- a CDS encoding MarR family transcriptional regulator — protein MSTTPDEAAVAEQAADEYRERLRELPPSAKLVAKVLETEAPLSQGQLAEESLLPDRTVRYALNRLEECDLVDSRYSFQDARKQVYFLDR, from the coding sequence ATGAGCACGACCCCGGACGAGGCCGCCGTCGCCGAGCAGGCCGCAGACGAGTACCGCGAACGCCTCCGCGAACTCCCGCCGAGCGCGAAGCTCGTCGCCAAGGTGCTGGAGACCGAGGCTCCGCTCTCGCAAGGCCAGCTCGCGGAGGAGTCGCTGCTTCCCGACCGCACGGTTCGGTACGCGCTGAACCGCCTCGAAGAGTGCGACCTCGTGGACTCGCGGTACAGCTTCCAGGACGCGCGAAAGCAGGTCTACTTCCTCGACCGCTGA
- a CDS encoding PPOX class F420-dependent oxidoreductase, producing MEAIPEEFDDLFERETFASFATLMPDGTPQVTPVWIDADEEGHLLVNTARGRQKERNVERDPKVGVCVMDPDDPYRYVSVRGEVAEVTEDGAVEHIDELARRYMDVDEYPHHGEESGPRVIVRIRPDRVVTSGE from the coding sequence ATGGAAGCGATTCCGGAGGAGTTCGACGACCTGTTCGAGCGCGAGACGTTCGCGAGCTTCGCCACGCTGATGCCCGACGGGACGCCGCAGGTGACGCCCGTCTGGATAGACGCCGACGAGGAGGGCCACCTGCTGGTCAACACCGCTCGGGGCCGTCAAAAGGAGCGCAACGTCGAGCGCGACCCGAAGGTCGGCGTCTGCGTGATGGACCCCGACGACCCCTATCGGTACGTCTCGGTGCGGGGCGAGGTCGCGGAGGTGACCGAGGACGGCGCGGTCGAGCACATCGACGAACTCGCGCGCCGCTACATGGACGTCGACGAGTATCCCCATCACGGCGAGGAGTCCGGCCCGCGCGTCATCGTTCGGATTCGCCCCGACCGCGTCGTAACGAGCGGCGAGTGA
- a CDS encoding DUF6510 family protein codes for MGIGIVAHPTTAMTTCKGCGRELAAEDLVRHERGRFVVVHCPTCKCTLGRYNRHGDDPKTDRRRE; via the coding sequence TTGGGTATCGGTATCGTAGCTCACCCGACGACAGCCATGACGACGTGCAAGGGGTGTGGACGGGAACTCGCCGCCGAGGACCTCGTCCGCCACGAGCGGGGGCGTTTCGTGGTCGTCCACTGCCCGACGTGCAAGTGCACGCTCGGCCGGTACAATCGCCACGGAGACGACCCGAAGACCGACCGACGCCGCGAGTGA
- a CDS encoding class I SAM-dependent methyltransferase encodes MKGEEWYQADEVAKEYEDKRFSRGGRLIDRREKRAVLGAVGPLEDKNILEIACGTGRFTVMLAERGADIVGLDISAPMLQQGRKKARDAGVADHLEFMRGDAARLPFPDDHFDTVFAMRFFHLADTPAAFLSEMRRVAKEQVVFDTFNAASTRSIYNWLLPMGSRLYSRSEVDRLLDGADLELVDAEHDWILPYGFYRKIPGTVAGPIRTLDTAFGDSPLGDPLASVSYWNTRVK; translated from the coding sequence GTGAAAGGAGAGGAGTGGTATCAGGCCGACGAGGTCGCCAAGGAGTACGAGGACAAGCGGTTCTCCCGGGGCGGACGGCTCATCGACCGCCGGGAAAAGCGGGCGGTCCTCGGCGCCGTGGGGCCGCTGGAGGACAAGAACATCCTCGAGATAGCCTGCGGTACCGGTCGATTCACGGTCATGCTCGCCGAGCGCGGGGCCGACATCGTCGGACTCGACATCTCGGCACCGATGCTCCAGCAGGGTCGCAAGAAGGCCCGCGACGCCGGTGTCGCCGACCACCTGGAGTTCATGCGCGGGGACGCCGCCCGCCTGCCGTTCCCCGACGACCACTTCGACACCGTGTTCGCGATGCGTTTTTTCCACCTCGCCGACACCCCCGCGGCGTTCCTCTCGGAGATGCGCCGGGTCGCCAAGGAACAGGTCGTGTTCGACACGTTCAACGCCGCGAGCACGCGCAGCATCTACAACTGGCTGTTGCCGATGGGGTCGCGGCTGTACTCGCGAAGCGAGGTCGACCGACTCCTCGACGGTGCCGACCTCGAACTGGTCGACGCCGAACACGACTGGATACTGCCCTACGGTTTCTACCGCAAGATTCCGGGCACGGTCGCCGGACCCATCCGAACGCTCGACACGGCGTTCGGCGACTCCCCGCTCGGCGACCCGCTCGCGTCGGTCTCCTACTGGAACACCCGCGTGAAGTGA
- a CDS encoding glycosyltransferase family 2 protein, with protein sequence MKLSVVVPTLNGRERLSACLDALSARAPEAEVVIVNGPSADGTTGMVRERDDVDVLVEVADRKLNVARNAGIAEATGEVVALVGQDTVVEESWADAVRSNLDDAAVVTGPVHRSVRAGMTTESEESLTIGGRDVTYFDGGNVAFDREVLTVMDGFDEYLLTGGARDCAHRLANAGHEVSWSSDVGVTRNDGDDDDDRDWGWKYRALAYRLVKNYGPRPGVFGRTVRDAVCDAAGTAADVARGEGVPSEWFGNGKRVVTNMSVGYKDGLLARAKDRTESRNPYGLSARADRAVERYDWRE encoded by the coding sequence ATGAAGCTATCCGTGGTGGTTCCGACGCTCAACGGGCGCGAGCGGCTGTCGGCGTGTCTCGACGCGCTGTCGGCCCGCGCCCCGGAGGCGGAGGTGGTCATCGTCAACGGCCCCTCCGCCGACGGAACCACCGGGATGGTACGGGAACGCGACGACGTGGACGTGCTGGTCGAGGTCGCCGACAGGAAACTCAACGTCGCCCGGAACGCGGGCATCGCGGAGGCGACCGGCGAGGTCGTCGCGCTGGTCGGTCAGGACACGGTCGTCGAGGAGTCGTGGGCCGACGCGGTCAGGAGCAACCTCGACGACGCCGCGGTGGTCACCGGCCCGGTCCACCGGTCGGTCCGGGCGGGGATGACCACCGAGTCCGAGGAGTCGCTGACCATCGGCGGGCGCGACGTGACCTACTTCGACGGGGGCAACGTCGCGTTCGACCGCGAGGTCCTCACGGTGATGGACGGCTTCGACGAGTACCTGCTGACCGGCGGTGCGCGCGACTGCGCGCACCGCCTCGCCAACGCTGGCCACGAGGTGTCGTGGTCCTCGGACGTGGGCGTGACCCGCAACGACGGCGACGATGACGACGACCGCGACTGGGGATGGAAGTACCGCGCGCTCGCCTACCGACTCGTGAAGAACTACGGGCCCCGTCCGGGCGTGTTCGGCCGGACGGTCCGGGACGCGGTCTGCGACGCAGCCGGGACCGCCGCCGACGTTGCCCGGGGCGAGGGCGTCCCGTCGGAGTGGTTCGGGAACGGCAAGCGCGTCGTGACCAACATGAGCGTCGGGTACAAGGACGGCCTACTCGCCAGAGCGAAGGACAGGACCGAGTCGCGAAACCCCTACGGCCTGTCGGCGCGGGCCGACCGCGCGGTCGAGCGCTACGACTGGCGCGAGTAG